Proteins from one Microbacterium sp. Root553 genomic window:
- a CDS encoding bifunctional folylpolyglutamate synthase/dihydrofolate synthase → MSARDRADAVYETLLSRAGERWVQPRKERTARILAYLDDPQRTYRVVHITGTNGKTSTARMIESLLRAHGLRTGLFTSPHLERFTERIMIDGEPIEDAAVGDAWEEIEPFVDIVDAELVAAGEEPLTFFELLTVLAFVAVADAPVDVLVLEVGMGGEWDSTNTADGDVAVFAPIDIDHADRLGDTIAAIATVKAGIIKEGAAVVSAEQPAEAAEVLRRVAAERNATIAFEGDEFGLTDQKLAVGGQLISVRGLAGEYTEEYLPQYGAHQGHNAALAVAAVESLIGGGAQRIAADIVSEGLQGATSPGRLQLLGIAPTVIVDAAHNPHGAAALAQAMDDSFDFDEWGVVLGVLADKDAAGIVATLVPTAAHVFATAPESERASDADVIADLVEATGQRATVHPTLADAADAAREWASSSERRAVVIAGSVVLAGEAIALAEEEDWKSGWRA, encoded by the coding sequence ATGAGCGCACGCGACAGGGCCGATGCCGTCTACGAGACGCTGCTGAGCAGGGCGGGGGAGCGCTGGGTGCAGCCCCGCAAGGAGCGTACGGCGCGGATTCTCGCGTACCTGGACGATCCGCAGCGCACCTACCGTGTCGTCCACATCACCGGCACGAACGGCAAGACGTCGACCGCCCGGATGATCGAGAGCCTGCTGCGTGCGCACGGTCTGCGGACCGGACTGTTCACCAGCCCGCACCTCGAGCGGTTCACCGAGCGGATCATGATCGACGGCGAGCCGATCGAGGATGCCGCGGTCGGCGATGCGTGGGAGGAGATCGAGCCGTTCGTCGACATCGTCGACGCCGAGCTCGTCGCGGCAGGTGAGGAGCCTCTGACGTTCTTCGAGCTGCTCACGGTGCTGGCGTTCGTCGCGGTGGCGGACGCCCCGGTCGACGTGCTCGTGCTCGAGGTGGGCATGGGCGGCGAGTGGGACTCGACGAACACCGCGGACGGAGACGTCGCGGTGTTCGCGCCGATCGACATCGATCACGCGGATCGCCTGGGCGACACGATCGCGGCGATCGCGACGGTCAAGGCGGGGATCATCAAGGAGGGCGCGGCTGTCGTCTCCGCCGAGCAGCCCGCGGAGGCCGCCGAGGTGCTCCGTCGCGTCGCCGCCGAGAGGAACGCCACGATCGCGTTCGAGGGCGACGAATTCGGCCTCACCGATCAGAAGCTCGCTGTCGGCGGACAGCTGATCTCGGTCCGCGGGCTCGCGGGGGAGTACACCGAGGAGTACCTGCCGCAGTACGGCGCGCACCAAGGGCACAACGCCGCCCTCGCCGTCGCCGCCGTCGAGTCGCTGATCGGGGGCGGGGCGCAGCGGATCGCCGCCGACATCGTCTCGGAGGGATTGCAGGGGGCGACGTCGCCCGGCCGGCTGCAGCTGCTCGGCATCGCCCCGACGGTCATCGTCGACGCCGCCCACAACCCGCACGGCGCGGCCGCGCTGGCGCAGGCGATGGACGACAGCTTCGACTTCGACGAATGGGGCGTCGTGCTCGGCGTTCTCGCCGACAAGGACGCGGCGGGAATCGTCGCGACGCTCGTGCCGACCGCCGCGCACGTGTTCGCCACCGCGCCGGAGTCGGAGCGCGCGAGCGACGCCGATGTGATCGCGGACCTGGTCGAGGCGACCGGACAGCGGGCGACCGTGCACCCGACGCTGGCGGATGCCGCCGACGCGGCCCGCGAATGGGCCTCCTCGTCCGAGCGTCGGGCCGTGGTCATCGCGGGATCCGTGGTGCTCGCCGGCGAGGCGATCGCCCTCGCCGAGGAGGAGGACTGGAAGTCGGGGTGGCGCGCGTGA
- the ileS gene encoding isoleucine--tRNA ligase, protein MTYPRSSFGPAADQAATVAPSPRFPQIERDVLDFWETDQTFRASIEQRDGADEWVFYDGPPFANGLPHYGHLLTGYAKDVFPRFQTMIGKKVDRVFGWDTHGLPAELEAMKQLGITEKSEIEQMGIDVFNAKARDSVLKYTHEWQDYVTRQARWVDFERGYKTLDLGYMESVLWAFKTLFDKGLAYEGYRVLPYCWRDETPLSAHELRMDDDVYQNRQDPSVTVTFPLTGAKAEALGLTAVRALAWTTTPWTLPTNLALAVGPDIEYVVLPAGPLGAADVHAPEGSTDAVVEASAHRYLLAKELLGGYVKDLGYESLDEALAAVHTTVRGSELQDVTYDRLFDYFADAEVHGTENAWRILVDDYVTVSDGTGIVHQAPAYGEDDQRVAGAAGIPTILSLDDGGRFLPTVTDVAGELWMDANTPLIRLLRSQGRLLREQSYVHSYPHCWRCRNPLIYKAVSSWFIRVTDIKDDLLANNEQITWVPENVKHGQFGKWLEGARDWSISRNRYWGSPIPVWKSDDPEYPRVDTYGSLEEMERDFGTLPRNPEGEIDLHRPYIDDLTRPNPDDPTGKSTMRRIEDVFDVWFDSGSMPYAQVHYPFENQEWFDTHAPADFIVEYIGQTRGWFYVMHVLSTALFDRPAFTGVSCHGIVLGNDGYKMSKSLRNYPDVSEVLDRDGSDAMRWFLMSSSVLRGGNLAVTEEGIRSGVREFLLPLWNSWYFFATYANAAKPGGYEATWRTDSTDVLDRYILARLGDLVREVRADLEGLDSTTASARLRDFAEVLTNWYIRRSRDRFWDPSSSSGTAIDCFDTLYTVLETLTRVAAPLVPLISERVWQGLTGGRSVHLQDWPDDTAFPAADEIRDAMDAVRELSSVGNALRKKEKLRVRLPLARLTVVSPLAASLSRFEDILREELNVKSVELVAQSETTAADYGISHRLSVNARAAGPRLGKNVQTVIKAAKAGDWSETDGVVTAGGIALEPSEYELVLETAGRPDGEALALVPTGGFVLLDTQTTPELEAEGLARDVIRAVQETRKNAGFDVSDRIALRLWFTSGDDLFAVRSAFETADIAGETLSTAFMLGAKDEVLLEQGEVPTVPEHSATVAQGTYANRGDFTVSVSRIGVSA, encoded by the coding sequence ATGACCTACCCGCGTTCCTCCTTCGGACCCGCCGCCGATCAGGCTGCCACTGTCGCACCGAGCCCCCGGTTCCCTCAGATCGAGCGAGATGTGCTCGACTTCTGGGAGACCGACCAGACGTTCCGCGCCTCGATCGAGCAGCGCGACGGGGCCGACGAGTGGGTCTTCTACGACGGCCCTCCCTTCGCCAACGGCCTGCCGCACTACGGCCACCTGCTCACCGGCTACGCGAAGGACGTGTTCCCGCGCTTCCAGACGATGATCGGCAAGAAGGTCGATCGTGTCTTCGGATGGGACACGCACGGTCTGCCCGCCGAGCTCGAGGCCATGAAGCAGCTCGGGATCACCGAGAAGAGCGAGATCGAGCAGATGGGGATCGACGTCTTCAACGCGAAGGCCAGGGACTCGGTGCTCAAGTACACCCACGAGTGGCAGGACTACGTCACCCGTCAGGCGCGCTGGGTCGACTTCGAGCGCGGATACAAGACGCTCGATCTCGGGTACATGGAGAGCGTGCTCTGGGCGTTCAAGACCCTCTTCGACAAGGGCCTCGCCTACGAGGGATACCGCGTGCTGCCCTACTGCTGGCGCGACGAGACCCCGCTCTCGGCGCACGAGCTCCGTATGGATGACGACGTCTACCAGAATCGTCAGGACCCGTCGGTCACCGTCACGTTCCCCCTCACCGGCGCCAAGGCCGAGGCCCTCGGGCTCACCGCGGTGCGTGCGCTCGCCTGGACGACCACGCCCTGGACCCTGCCCACCAACCTCGCACTCGCGGTCGGCCCCGACATCGAGTACGTCGTCCTGCCGGCAGGCCCCCTCGGTGCAGCCGACGTGCACGCACCGGAGGGGAGCACGGATGCCGTCGTCGAGGCCTCCGCACACCGTTACCTGCTCGCGAAGGAGCTCCTCGGCGGCTATGTGAAGGATCTCGGCTACGAGAGCCTCGACGAGGCGCTCGCCGCCGTCCACACGACCGTTCGCGGCTCCGAGCTGCAGGACGTCACCTACGACCGTCTGTTCGACTACTTCGCGGATGCCGAGGTCCACGGCACCGAGAACGCCTGGCGCATCCTCGTCGACGACTACGTCACGGTCAGCGACGGCACCGGCATCGTCCACCAGGCACCGGCCTACGGCGAGGACGACCAGCGGGTCGCCGGTGCCGCGGGCATCCCGACCATCCTGTCGCTCGACGACGGCGGGCGTTTCCTCCCCACGGTGACCGACGTCGCCGGCGAGCTCTGGATGGATGCCAACACGCCTCTGATCCGCCTGCTGCGCTCCCAGGGACGCCTGCTGCGCGAGCAGAGCTACGTCCACTCGTACCCGCACTGCTGGCGCTGCCGGAACCCCCTGATCTACAAGGCCGTCTCGAGCTGGTTCATCCGCGTCACCGACATCAAGGACGACCTGCTCGCGAACAACGAGCAGATCACCTGGGTGCCCGAGAACGTCAAGCACGGCCAGTTCGGCAAGTGGCTCGAGGGTGCGCGCGACTGGTCGATCAGCCGCAACCGCTACTGGGGCTCGCCGATCCCGGTCTGGAAGAGCGACGACCCCGAGTACCCGCGCGTCGACACCTACGGGTCTCTCGAGGAGATGGAGCGTGACTTCGGCACGCTGCCGCGCAATCCCGAGGGCGAGATCGACCTGCACCGTCCGTACATCGACGACCTCACGCGTCCGAACCCCGATGACCCGACCGGCAAGAGCACGATGCGCCGCATCGAGGACGTCTTCGACGTGTGGTTCGACTCGGGTTCGATGCCGTACGCCCAGGTGCACTACCCGTTCGAGAACCAGGAGTGGTTCGACACCCATGCGCCGGCCGACTTCATCGTCGAGTACATCGGGCAGACGCGCGGCTGGTTCTACGTCATGCACGTGCTGTCGACCGCGCTGTTCGACCGCCCGGCGTTCACCGGCGTCAGCTGCCACGGCATCGTGCTGGGCAACGACGGCTACAAGATGTCGAAGTCGCTGCGCAACTACCCGGACGTGTCCGAGGTGCTCGATCGCGACGGATCGGATGCGATGCGCTGGTTCCTGATGTCCAGCTCGGTGCTGCGCGGGGGCAATCTCGCGGTGACGGAGGAGGGCATCCGCTCGGGCGTGCGCGAGTTCCTGCTGCCGCTGTGGAACTCCTGGTACTTCTTCGCGACGTACGCGAACGCGGCGAAGCCCGGCGGCTACGAGGCGACCTGGCGCACCGACTCCACCGACGTGCTCGACCGCTACATCCTCGCGCGTCTCGGCGATCTGGTGCGCGAGGTGCGCGCCGACCTCGAGGGACTCGATTCCACCACGGCCTCCGCGCGGCTGCGCGACTTCGCCGAGGTGCTCACCAACTGGTACATCCGTCGCTCGCGCGACCGGTTCTGGGATCCCTCGTCGAGCTCAGGAACGGCGATCGACTGCTTCGACACGCTGTATACGGTGCTCGAGACCCTCACCCGCGTCGCGGCGCCGCTCGTGCCGCTCATCAGCGAGCGTGTGTGGCAGGGGCTCACGGGCGGGCGCAGCGTGCACCTGCAGGACTGGCCGGACGACACCGCCTTCCCCGCCGCCGACGAGATCCGCGATGCGATGGATGCCGTCCGCGAGCTCTCCAGCGTCGGCAACGCGTTGCGCAAGAAGGAGAAGCTCCGGGTGCGTCTGCCGCTCGCGCGTCTGACCGTCGTGTCGCCGCTCGCCGCCAGCCTGAGCCGGTTCGAGGACATCCTCCGCGAGGAGCTCAACGTCAAGTCGGTCGAGCTCGTGGCGCAGTCGGAGACGACCGCTGCGGACTACGGCATCAGCCATCGACTCAGCGTCAACGCCCGGGCCGCGGGCCCGCGCCTCGGCAAGAACGTGCAGACCGTGATCAAGGCCGCGAAGGCGGGTGACTGGTCGGAGACCGACGGAGTCGTCACCGCCGGCGGCATCGCGCTCGAGCCGTCGGAGTACGAGCTCGTGCTCGAGACCGCAGGGCGTCCGGACGGGGAGGCTCTGGCTCTCGTGCCGACCGGGGGCTTCGTCCTGCTCGACACGCAGACGACACCCGAGCTCGAGGCCGAGGGCCTCGCGCGCGACGTCATCCGCGCTGTGCAGGAGACCCGCAAGAATGCGGGCTTCGATGTGAGCGACCGCATCGCCCTGCGACTGTGGTTCACCTCCGGCGACGATCTCTTCGCGGTGCGCAGCGCCTTCGAGACGGCCGATATCGCGGGCGAGACGCTGTCGACCGCCTTCATGCTCGGCGCCAAGGACGAGGTGCTTCTCGAGCAGGGTGAGGTGCCGACCGTCCCCGAGCACTCAGCGACCGTTGCTCAGGGCACGTATGCGAACCGCGGCGACTTCACGGTCTCGGTCAGCAGGATCGGAGTCAGCGCATGA
- a CDS encoding pentapeptide repeat-containing protein, whose product MARSPESPAPPRVSPPDLPPHLDAASARRGADLLAASLELTGTVDLAHSSLEQCTIAADADAVDLTGATLIDVDLGGVRIASLRMRDASTRRVRIGGGRIGTLDLSSARIDELLLGDVRIDYLNLGGAKATDVEIERCDIRTIDMPQAELTRVRFTDTRSDEVDPRGMRATHTDLRGLDAGAFLDANSLRGTTLSGFQVQQLAPLLAAGIGIQVKD is encoded by the coding sequence ATGGCCCGCTCCCCCGAATCACCCGCTCCTCCCCGCGTCTCACCGCCCGATCTCCCGCCGCACCTCGATGCGGCATCCGCACGACGCGGCGCCGACCTGCTCGCCGCGAGCCTCGAGCTCACGGGCACCGTCGATCTCGCCCACTCCTCGCTCGAGCAGTGCACGATCGCCGCAGATGCCGATGCCGTCGACCTGACCGGCGCCACGCTGATCGACGTCGACCTCGGCGGCGTGCGCATCGCCTCGCTGCGGATGCGCGACGCGAGCACCCGTCGGGTGCGCATCGGCGGCGGGCGGATCGGCACCCTCGATCTGAGCAGCGCCCGCATCGATGAACTGCTGCTCGGCGATGTGCGGATCGACTACCTGAACCTCGGCGGTGCCAAGGCCACCGACGTCGAGATCGAACGATGCGACATCCGCACCATCGACATGCCCCAGGCCGAACTGACCCGCGTGCGCTTCACCGACACCCGTTCCGATGAGGTCGACCCTCGCGGCATGCGGGCGACCCATACGGATCTGCGCGGGCTCGATGCGGGCGCCTTCCTCGACGCGAACAGTCTCCGCGGCACCACGTTGAGCGGCTTCCAGGTCCAGCAGCTCGCCCCTCTGCTGGCAGCGGGCATCGGCATCCAGGTCAAGGACTGA